Part of the Methanomassiliicoccales archaeon genome, TGGATGATCTCGTCAAGAACACTTTGAGAATGCGTCCGGACAGGATTATCGTAGGTGAGGTCAGAGGACCAGAGGCAAGAACAATGTTCACGGCAATGAACACGGGTCATAATGGTGCCCTTTATGACTTTTCCGTTATTCAGCTCTCTGACAGTAGGTTTGTCCTTATTGGGGATTTGGTGGAAGAGCTTTTCAAAAAATACTCAGACAGAATTGAGAGATACAAGGATCTTGAGTATATAGTCCTTGAGGAAAAGGATCGCTTCGAAGTTGTTAGTGTTGGAGCTGACCTTAAAGCGGGCAAGCACGTAGTTTCAAGAGTATGGAGGAGGAAAGTAAGGGAAGGAGAGAAGCTAATGCGCATACGAACAAGGACTGGTAATGAGGTTATTCTGACCAAGACCCATCCCTTCTTTGTGTTCTCTAACGGGGATGTCGTGAGAAAAGAAGCTGGAAAGATTAGTGTTGGAGATAGGGTTGCTGTAATGATGCGCCCACCCAAGCCGCCCCAGCGTAAAGCCCTTGTGGATCCAAACATTTACGTAGGAATAAGTGATTACTACCTTGTTCCTAATGGAAATGGAATGGTAAAGGTTCCAAACAATGGACTTCCGCCAGAAAATGCCGAATATCTGCTCTCTATTAACTCAAATCCTGTGAAATTGGTTAGGGAAGTGGACGGCGATCTTGCCTATATTGCTGGAGTACTCCTCGGCGACGGTTATATAGCTTCCAATGGCTACCACCTCTCAGCCACTTTTGATGATGAAGGATATAGGAATGCCTTTGTAAATGCTATCTCGAAGTTTCTGCCGGAGTATTCTCCGCAGACAAAGATCAGTGGAAAGTGTACTGTTGTAACAGTTGGTTCCAAAATCTTTGCTGAGATGCTCTTGAGGATATTCGGCATACCTAAGGGCAAGAAGTCTGAAGTCTGGGATGTTCCGGATGTTGTTCTTTCTCATGACGACCTTGTAAGGTACTTCATAGCTGGAGTGTTTGATGCTGATGGATATGTGGATGAGAGCGGACCTTCTATTATTCTAACAACAAAGAGTGAAAATGCGGCAAGAAAGATATGGTATGCACTTCAGAGACTTGGAATAATAAGCACGGTCTCCCGTGTGAAGAACAGAGGCTTCAAGAAGGGAGAAATTTTCAGAATAACTATAAGCGGGGTTGAGGATCTCAGGAAGTTCAAGAGCCTTATACCGCTCCATCATTCGAAGAAGGTTGCCAAACTTGAAGAGATTCTGAAGACTAAGAGGGCTTATCGTGGAAGGAGAACCTACCGCGTTCCAATCTCCGGGGAAATGATAAGACCCCTACGTTTGAGGCTGAACCTTACCGTGGCTGAGCTGTCAAAACTAGCCTCTCACTATGCAGGAGAAAAAGTTTCCGAGAGTCTCATCAGACATATTGAGAAAAACAGATCAAACGAGATAAGGCGGTCTGCACTCAGAGGCATTGCCCTTGCTCTTCAGCAGGTTGCCAAGGATGCTGGTGACGAAGACGCTTGGGTAATGGCAAAAAGACTCCAGCTGATTGCCGAGGGGGACGTTTACTGGGATGAGGTTATAAGTGTTGAAGAAGTTGATCCTAAGGAGCTGGGAATTGAGTACCTCTATGATCTTACAGTGGAAGAGGATCACAACTATGTTGCCAATGGAATACTGGTGTCAAACTGTATGGGCACGATTCACTCCAATTCGGCCAGAGAAACAATCGTAAGGCTTGAGAGCCCGCCAATGAGTGTTCCAAGAATCATGATTCCTGCTTTGGATGTCATCATAATGCAGGTGAGGTTCAACAACAGAAAGAAAGGAACGATAAGAAGGATTACAGAGATAGCGGAAGTTTCCGGAATAGAAGGAGAAAGCGTTCAGCTGAACACCATCTATAAGTACAATCCGGCAAAAGACGAGCTCTATCCAACTGGAGTGCCAAGTAGGTTCCTGAACCAGCTTGCAGAGCATACTGGTTTAACAATGGAGGAACTCCTAGAAGAGAGGCTGAAGAGGGAAGTTGTCCTCCAGTGGATGGTAGAGAAAGGAATAAGGAGCATAGAAGAAGTTGGCCATTACATTAGGGAATTTTACATTGATCAAGAATCGTTGCTGAGAAAGATAGAGAATGACGCTTCAGTTGAACTGACTGAAAAAGTTAGAACGGTCGTCTAGGTGAGAGGACTTGGGAATAAAAGAAAAAATCCT contains:
- the tadA gene encoding Flp pilus assembly complex ATPase component TadA; protein product: MEEKKKKRSGLSWIEEILSEEAVPLDNLIKKGEQTEEKPEVKEELAPITPEIKTPSKPVLTEDRGGTSLQDILKSTRGSPSVPIPTYSGEEAEVLDVYGNVRILRVKGEPIPIYEIRLPKLSEEEEKLVKIVRDRAIAEIQIDPESIPDPEERRRIFGRAVKNIMRELAPALSEARMEVLVNLVVQNMIGYGKLDPLVRDDNLEEVMVIGTRKPVYVWHRKFYMCKTNVVFEDEREILNIIERIARQVGRRIDQQAPLLDARLPDGSRVNATIRPVSLDGPTLTIRKFKKDPLTIIYLLKYGTFNLEVASLLWIFIDGLGVKPANVLVAGGTGSGKTTTLNSLAMFIPPSERVISIEDTAELQLPIEHWVRLETRPPNIEGRGEITMDDLVKNTLRMRPDRIIVGEVRGPEARTMFTAMNTGHNGALYDFSVIQLSDSRFVLIGDLVEELFKKYSDRIERYKDLEYIVLEEKDRFEVVSVGADLKAGKHVVSRVWRRKVREGEKLMRIRTRTGNEVILTKTHPFFVFSNGDVVRKEAGKISVGDRVAVMMRPPKPPQRKALVDPNIYVGISDYYLVPNGNGMVKVPNNGLPPENAEYLLSINSNPVKLVREVDGDLAYIAGVLLGDGYIASNGYHLSATFDDEGYRNAFVNAISKFLPEYSPQTKISGKCTVVTVGSKIFAEMLLRIFGIPKGKKSEVWDVPDVVLSHDDLVRYFIAGVFDADGYVDESGPSIILTTKSENAARKIWYALQRLGIISTVSRVKNRGFKKGEIFRITISGVEDLRKFKSLIPLHHSKKVAKLEEILKTKRAYRGRRTYRVPISGEMIRPLRLRLNLTVAELSKLASHYAGEKVSESLIRHIEKNRSNEIRRSALRGIALALQQVAKDAGDEDAWVMAKRLQLIAEGDVYWDEVISVEEVDPKELGIEYLYDLTVEEDHNYVANGILVSNCMGTIHSNSARETIVRLESPPMSVPRIMIPALDVIIMQVRFNNRKKGTIRRITEIAEVSGIEGESVQLNTIYKYNPAKDELYPTGVPSRFLNQLAEHTGLTMEELLEERLKREVVLQWMVEKGIRSIEEVGHYIREFYIDQESLLRKIENDASVELTEKVRTVV